The Vicinamibacterales bacterium genome contains a region encoding:
- the acpP gene encoding acyl carrier protein — translation MAVADKVKSIIVEQLGVDEEEVTFDASFVEDLGADSLDTVELVMAFEEEFELEIPDEDAEKITRVKDAVEYIEKHGKGKK, via the coding sequence ATGGCCGTAGCGGACAAGGTGAAGAGCATCATCGTTGAGCAACTCGGCGTGGACGAAGAGGAAGTGACGTTCGATGCCTCGTTCGTCGAGGATCTCGGCGCGGATTCGCTCGACACCGTCGAGCTCGTCATGGCGTTCGAAGAGGAGTTCGAGCTCGAGATTCCCGACGAAGACGCCGAGAAGATCACGCGCGTGAAGGACGCCGTCGAGTACATCGAGAAGCACGGCAAGGGCAAGAAGTAG